The DNA region CGGTGGCCCGCGAACTGCTCGGCGGCGGCACCGACATCGACCGGCTCGATCGCGCGATCGCCAGCGCCCGCGGGGCGCAGGTGCACACGGTGGACCTGGTCGACCAGGCGCAGCAGGCGCTGGCCGCCGGCAAGCTGGACGGCCCCGAGGGCGCCGGTGCGTTGTACCAGCGCGTGCTGCGCGCCGATCCCGACAATGCCGTGGCGGCACACGGGCTCGACCAGGTCGGCTATGCGCTGGCGGTGCAGGCGCGCACGGCGCTGGATGCGAAGGACGGCACGACGGCCGATGCGCGCATCGAGCAACTGGCCGCGCTGCAGCCGAACAACGGTGCGCTGCCGGCACTGCGCGCGCTGCAGGCGCAGACGCGCAAGCAGGACAACAGCGCGCTGGAGGCGGTGCTCAACGCCGGCCAGGATGCGTTGCGCGCCGGCCGCATCGACGGCAGCGGCGACGACACCGCGCTGGCCCGCTTCCAGGCCGCGCTCAAGCTCGATCCGGACAACGCGCAGGCCCGCGCCGGCCTCGGCAAGGTGGCGCAGGCGCTGACCGTGCAGGCGAATGCCGCGCTCGACGACGGCGACAAGCAGCAGGCGGCCAAGCTGCTCGACCGGGCGGCGGAACTGGCGCCGAAATCGGCCGACCTCGCCGCGGCGCGTGCGCGCCTGGACAAGGTGTCGGTGACGCCGGCCGCACCCGCCGCACCCGCACCCGCGGCCGCGGAGCGGGAGCCGGAGCCGTCGGCTCCCGTCGTGTCGCCCCAGCAGAGTGCGGAAGTGGCGCGACTGGTGCAGCGTGCGCAGGTGGCCACGAGCAACGGCGACATCATGATGCCGCCCGGTGGCAGCGCGTACGACCTGTACCGCAGCGCGCTGGCGATCGACGGCAACAACGAAGCGGCTCTGCACGGCCTGCAGACCTTGCCCAGGCAGGTCATACAGCAATTCAACCAGGCGCTCGCCGCCGGCAACCTGGGCAAGGCCGGCGACATGCTGGCGAACCTGGCCGAGCTGGCGCCGGGCGATGCCGTGCAGGACGCATTGAGCAACCGCCTGGCCAGCGCATGGCTCGACCAGGCCGAGCAGCAGCTGGCGCGCGGCGACCGCATCGGCGCCAGCCAGTCGCTGGAGCGCGCGCGCAAGCTGTCCCCTTCCAACCCGCGCGTGCTGGATCTCGGCGCCCGCCTGCAGGGTGGCGGGTGAGCGCGGCATGACGGTACTGGTGTTCGGGGGCAGCAGCCAGATCGGCCATTTCCTGTTGCCGCGCCTGCTCGCCAGCGGCGAGCCGGTGCTGGCCTTGAGCCGGCAGCCGCGACCGGCGCAAGCCGGCGTGGAATGGCTGCAGGGAACCTTGCCCGACCGCGTGCCGGCGCTGCCGCCGCTGTCGGCAATCATCAGTTTCGGCCCGCTGCAGGGGCTGGCCGACTGGCTGGCGCAGGCCACCCTGGCGGACGCGCCGCGGGTGATCGCCACCAGTTCGATGAGCGCCGAAACCAAACGCGATTCCAGTGTGCCGGCCGAGCGCGCCCTTGCGCGCCAGCTGCGCGACGGTGAGGCCGCGCTGGCCACCGCCTGCGAGCGGCACGGCTGCGCGTGGACCGTGCTGCGGCCGACCCTGGTCTACGGCGCCGGCCTGGACAAGAGCCTCACCCCGATCGCCCGGCGTGCGATGCGGCTGCGGCTGTTTCCGCTGCCGGCCGGGCGCGGCCTGCGCCAGCCGGTGCACGCGGACGACATCGCGCAGGCGGTGCTGGCCGCGCTGGAATGCCAGGCCGCGGCCGGCAGGATCCTGCCGATCGGCGGCGGCGAACGGCTGCGCTCCGGCGAGATGTTCGCGCGGGTGCGCAGCAGCCTGTCGCGCAGCACCGTGCCCTTGCCGTTGCCGGCCTGGCTGCTGCGGCTGGGCCAGCGCGCGCTGCCGCCGTTGCGCGGCCCGCTGAGCCGGCTCGACAGCGACCTGGTCGCCGACAATGGCGAGTTGCAGCGCCTGCTCGGCATCCGTCCGCGACCGTTCCGCCCCGACCCCGCGATGTGGGTATCGCCGCGCTAGCCATGCGTCACTTGCCCGCGTTTCGCCCCGAAACCGCCCGCTGCGTTCATATGCCCGCCGGGTAGCAGGCCCTATGATCGACCACCCGATAGCCGGATTCCCCCACGTTGGCCTTGATGACCCGTACTCGCTCGTTTGCGCGCCGCTGCTGGCCGTGGCTGCGCATCCCGTTCTGGATCGGCATGGGCCTGCTGTTCGGCTTCGTGCTGCCGTACACGCTGGTACTGAACAAGCGGGTGCAGGACCGCTTCAACGAGCTGGTGTTCGCGGTGCCCACCAAGGTCTACGCACGCCCCTTGCCGCTGGCCGCCGGTACGCCGATGACGCCGGCGGCGCTGGAACTGGAACTGACCTTCGCCGGCTACAGCAATGACGGCAAGGGCCAGGTCGCCGGCAGCTGGGTGAAGCAGGGCGCGCGCTACACGATCGCCTCGCGCGGCTACGCCGGTCCGGATGGCGGCGAGCTGCCCAAGCGCATCCGCGTCACGCTGGGTCGGGGCATGGTGCAGTCGGTGCAGGACGCCGCCAGCGGCAAGCCGATCGAGCTGGCCCACCTGGACCCGGCGCGCATCGCCACCCTGTACGGCGCCAGCCAGGAG from Rhodanobacter soli includes:
- a CDS encoding SDR family oxidoreductase translates to MTVLVFGGSSQIGHFLLPRLLASGEPVLALSRQPRPAQAGVEWLQGTLPDRVPALPPLSAIISFGPLQGLADWLAQATLADAPRVIATSSMSAETKRDSSVPAERALARQLRDGEAALATACERHGCAWTVLRPTLVYGAGLDKSLTPIARRAMRLRLFPLPAGRGLRQPVHADDIAQAVLAALECQAAAGRILPIGGGERLRSGEMFARVRSSLSRSTVPLPLPAWLLRLGQRALPPLRGPLSRLDSDLVADNGELQRLLGIRPRPFRPDPAMWVSPR